A genome region from bacterium includes the following:
- the ccsB gene encoding c-type cytochrome biogenesis protein CcsB, with protein MNSSMLFNTSMVCYLVASVIYIAHLSFRSTKVGWTATGVTALGFVAQTVALGMRWYEKTVLTGFGNIPPLSNMYESMVFWSWSIIMIYLIFERVYRNRSLGVIAAPLGFLAIASISIAPNISQEIEPLVPALQSNWLAAHVMTSFLGYAAFSISFGVSVLYLILAAEKRNEVPYIVGMASLVTMMTLIAATALDFIVQKVAGAAQPHLFAASFASPAAGVKVVSWLAAAAIFALFWYVGTLYHDRIAALFPGMKILDDLSYKMVMVGFPLLTIGIVTGAAWANYAWGTYWSWDPKETWSLITWLIYAAYLHARFTAGWRGKKTAILSVIGFAAVVFTYIGVNFVLSGLHSYA; from the coding sequence ATGAACAGTTCGATGCTCTTCAACACCTCGATGGTCTGCTACCTGGTGGCGTCGGTGATCTACATCGCCCACCTGAGCTTCCGCTCCACGAAGGTCGGCTGGACCGCCACGGGGGTGACCGCCCTCGGCTTCGTCGCCCAGACCGTGGCGCTGGGGATGCGCTGGTACGAGAAGACCGTGCTCACGGGCTTCGGCAACATCCCGCCGCTGTCGAACATGTACGAGTCGATGGTTTTCTGGTCCTGGTCGATCATCATGATCTATCTGATCTTCGAGCGGGTCTACCGCAACCGCAGCCTCGGCGTCATTGCCGCCCCGCTCGGCTTCCTCGCCATCGCCTCGATCTCGATCGCCCCGAACATCTCCCAGGAGATCGAGCCGCTGGTGCCGGCGCTGCAGAGCAACTGGCTGGCGGCGCACGTCATGACGAGCTTCCTCGGCTACGCGGCCTTCTCGATCTCGTTTGGCGTGAGCGTCCTGTACCTGATCCTCGCCGCCGAGAAGCGCAACGAAGTGCCCTACATCGTCGGCATGGCCAGCCTCGTGACGATGATGACGCTGATCGCGGCCACCGCGCTCGACTTCATCGTGCAGAAGGTCGCCGGCGCCGCGCAGCCGCACCTCTTCGCAGCCTCGTTCGCGAGCCCCGCGGCCGGCGTGAAGGTGGTCTCCTGGCTGGCCGCGGCGGCGATCTTCGCGCTCTTCTGGTACGTCGGCACGCTGTACCACGACCGCATCGCCGCCCTCTTCCCCGGGATGAAGATCCTCGACGACCTGAGCTACAAGATGGTCATGGTCGGCTTCCCCCTGCTGACCATCGGCATCGTCACCGGCGCCGCCTGGGCCAACTACGCCTGGGGCACCTACTGGAGCTGGGACCCGAAGGAGACGTGGTCGCTCATCACCTGGCTGATCTACGCCGCCTACCTGCACGCGCGCTTCACCGCGGGGTGGCGGGGCAAGAAGACCGCGATCCTCTCGGTCATCGGCTTCGCGGCGGTCGTGTTCACCTACATCGGCGTGAACTTCGTCCTCTCCGGCCTCCACAGCTACGCCTAG